Part of the Candidatus Gastranaerophilales bacterium genome, AGTTTGTTAGAGTGCCGCCTAACCATCTTCTGTTAATGAAAAAAGCGCCTGCTCTCAGTGCTTCTTCTTTTATAACATCTACCGCTTGTTTTTTTGTTCCTACAAATACTACATTTTTACCTTTTGAAGCATAGGTTTTAACGATTTCATAAGCTTTATCAAGCATACCTGTTGTTTTTTCAAGGTTAATAATGTAAATACCGTTTCTTTCCCCATAGATATATTTTTTCATCTTGGGGTTCCATCTTTGGGTTTGGTGTCCGAAGTGGGCACCTGCTTCAAGTAATTCTACCATTGTTGCTGTTGGCATGATTTGTCCTTTCAAATAATTATTACACGTTCTGTTGTTATAAGATGAAACGAAACAGTTAACCTTTGGGAACTTTGGGGCTTAATAAGGTACCAATATCTTGATAAAAGTCCGCTTTTTTGATGAAAAGTTCAACCTTCTTAAAAAGCCTAACCCTCTTAAAAAGCCTGACCTCCTAAAAAGCCCAACCTTCTTAAAAAGTCCGACCCCCTAATAAAACACCAACATCTTAACAAAACACCGGTGTCCTAATAAAAAAGCCTGACCCCTAAAAAGCCTAACCCTCTTAAAAAGTCCGACCCCCTTTAAAAAGCCTGACCCCCTAAAAAAGACCAACCCCTCAAAAAGGTCAACCCCTAAGGCAGCTGTTGCTTCTAACCGTTCGCCACATGCCAGAATAACATCAGACAATAATAAAATAGCATAAACATAAAAAATATGTTGAATTTTCTTTATCTTTGATATAATCATATAGGTGTATCCTAACCTAGAAGTCTGCTATGTCTAATAAAAATGACAATCTTCACGAACTGGCGCAACAATTTAAAATTGCTCAAGGGCTTCCTACGCACGAACATATAAGGATTTTGCAAAAACTTGAAAAAGTCAAAAGAGAAAAACTTATCCTTATTTTAAATTATTTTATGACTTTGGAAACAAATCCTGAGGTACTCAGCTATATTATCAAACTGGCATCAAGGTTCAGAAATGATTTAACCATGGATATTCTGATAGATTTGTTTTTGAGCAAAAATATATCCAAAAACGATGAAAAGTATATTCAACTCAAAATCACTATTGCCAATGCTTTAGGCAATTCTAAAAATAACGACGCGGTGCTGCCGCTTTTGTACGTACTAAACAGCAAAGATGAACATTATAAAGTAAGGTTAGCGTGTGCCGAAGCTTTAGGCAAAATAGGAAGTTCTTATGCTGTTACACCGCTTATAAACCTGGTATCGGATGACGAAGAAAAATCGATGTACTTAAGAGAATCCGCCGCCAAAGCGCTGGGAATGCTGGGTGATATGCGGGCGGTAGACCCGCTTGTAAATATTTTGGAGAACAAAAACGGGTTGTTTGATAAATTTACATTTTTAAAAGAACGTATCATAGAAACATTAGGCAGGCTGGGCAGCAATGGTGATGAGCGGTCATTAAAAGCGCTCAAAAACGCGCTTGAGGATGATGCCTCATATATAAGGTGCGGAGCGGTCGAGGCATTGGTTGAGATTGATGATGACAGGGTTATTCCTCTCATTGAAAATATGCTGGAAGACAAAGACGAAGAAGTGGCAAGAACAGCTATTTTTGCTCTGTATGAACTTTTAGGTTGTTCTTATATCAAGTCTTTGCTCACTTCAACCCACCTGCAGGAATGCTGCAAAGATGAAATTCAAAACATCATAAAAGAAGAAGAGGCAGAATTATTAGACAGCGCAGGTGAGAATGAATAAGTTTATAATACTTTTATCAGGCGGGCTGGATAGTGCTGTAAGCTTAGCGCAGGTACGAAATGACAATCCGGGCGCGGATATTTTGTGTTTGTTTTTTGACTACGGACAAAAATCAGCGGAGTTCGAAAAACTTTCATCTGAAAGACTGGCAGATTATTTTGGTGCAAAATTCCAATGCATAGAACTTGATTGGCTGAAAAAAATAACAAACAATGCGTTGACTGCGGCGGATAGTGAATTGCCGTTATTAAAAAATGAAGAGCTGGATGATTTTGAAGCCGCACGAAAAAGCGCAAAAGCCGTTTGGGTTCCGAACAGAAACGGGCTTTTTGTAAACATTGCAGGCTGCTATTGTGATGCATTCGGTTACGGCGCCGTTGTACTCGGTGCGAATAAAGAAGAAGCCGTAACTTTCAGCGATAATTCAAAGGATTTTATAACAGCAATGACTAAAGGTTTGGAGTTATCAACGTTATGTAAACCAAAGGTCGTTGCGCCTTTAATCGATTTAGAAAAATATCAGATAATACAAAAAGCAAAGGAATTAAAATTCCCGTTTGAACTTATCAGGAGTTGTTATAGCACCAATCCTCTACACTGCGGAAAATGCGAATCCTGTCTGCGTTTAAAAAGGGGACTTGAAAGAGAAAATTTATTTGATATTGTTAACTTACTGTTCAACTAAGGAGTAATAGTATGAAAAGCCGTTTTTTAGATAAAGAAATAGAATACACGGGCCGCCAACTAGTTCCGTCATGGATTTATAAAAATTATTGGATTAAAGGCGATGCTATGGTTTCTTTTACAGGTCCTTGTGATGTAAAAATAGACGAAATGGTAGATATTGAGGACTATCTTAATAACTGCCCGATTTATAGCGACAGAATGCTGCACTTCATAATAGAGCATTTTAACATGTCGCTTGTTGAAGGAGTGGTGAGGCAGCGTCTGTTTATGTGTATTTTACGGGATGTGATTTTATCCTATTTGCCTAAAGATAATAAAATCACAAGAAACGGTGATGATTTATTTTATAACGGCGGCAAGTTAAGCGTTTCTATATGCACCAAGTCTATTACTTCCGTTTTAATGCATATAGGTGTAAATGTAGTATCAGGCAATGCCCCTGTTAAAATTGCCAGCCTTATATCTGATATGCAATTGGAAAATATCAAACAAATAGCCGAAGATGTTATGAACAAGTATATCTTGGAATGTGAACAAATAATCGATGCTTCTTGCAAGGTAAGAGGAGTTTATTAGAGTGGAAAAACCCAAAAACAAAAAAAAACCAAGTCCGGAAGAAAAAAGAAAGTTAACAAACATGTTTTTGATTACTTTTGCCTTGTTAATGGTACTTTTTACCGCTATAGGGGCTTTGGTTTTGGATTCGTTTGTACAGGTGCCTCAATTTGAAGATGACACCCAAACAACCGGTGAAGAAGAAAAAGGAACGGTCGACGACAGACTTCGCTTTATTGCAATGCAGGATAATGACAAAATCAACAATATTCCATCAAATATAGAAGATGTTGACCCTGCTATGGAAGTATCCTTCTTTTATACCCCCGAAGAAGTAAAAAATTCAAAGTTCACGGAATATAACGAAAAATTTAAGAAAAAAGATGCTCAAGAAGAAGAAACTACAAGCATTGAAGGGGAACCAACAGAAGAAATACCTTTCAAGAAAGAGCCTGTTTCAAAATCTCCCCTCAACATAAAAGTAGTTATAGGCAGTTATAATTCCAAACAGGAAGCACAAACCGCGCTGGAACAAATAAAAAATCAATTCAGCGAACCTCCGTTCATAAAAATGTACAATGACAAATTTACCTTGCAGGTAGCGTCTTTTAAAACTCCCGACACTGCGAACGAATTTGCCAAATCACTCAGAAATCAAGGTTACTACGTAAGAATTATCGGTGACTAATTTAATGAATATTATAAAGACTTCCACATTGCAAAAAATTATTAAAGACCTTTGCATAACAGCTAACACTGCTCTTGGCAAGGAAGTTTACAACGCTCTTTTGGCGCTTTATAAAAACGAAACAAATAAAAATGCAAAAAACACACTCCTGCAAATTCTTCAAAACGCAAAAATCGCAAAAGACACCAACCGTCCGCTTTGTCAGGATACGGGGATTGTGAGCGTATTTTTGCATATAGGAAAGAATATTATTTTTGAAGATGATTTGGAAAAAGTTATTAATGAAGCAGTTGCAGCAGCTTATACGGAAAACTTTTACCGAAAATCCATCGTATCGGATGCGGTTTTTGACAGAATAAATACAAAAACCAACACCCCTATTGTTATTTACACTATCCACGATTATTCTGACGAGCTTAAAATCTCTGTTATGGTAAAAGGCGCAGGCAGCGAAAATATGAATGCGCTGTGTATGCTTTCACCTGCCAAAGGTAAAGACGGGATAGTAGAATTTGTTGCGGACACAATCCAAAAAGCAGGCTCTCAGCCTTGTCCGCCAATCAGGCTCGGTATAGGAATTGGTGGGACATCCGAAAAAGCTATGATTTTATCAAAACTTGCTTTGCTTGAGCCGTTGCAATCAAAGGCAAAAGAACCTTTCAAAAGCTTAGAGCGGGAAATTTTAAGCAAGGTAAATGCTTCAAACATCGGTGCAATGGGGCTGGGCGGCAACAGCACCTGTTTTGGGGTTAATATTCTAAGCGTTCCTTGCCATATGGCGTCTTTGCCGGTTGCAATAAGCGTTAACTGCCATAGTGCAAGGCATGCGGCAGCTGTAATCAAAGACGATTCGGTGAGTTATTTGCATGAAGATTTTGAAGCTGAAAACCTCCCTGATTTAAGCGCTAAGGATTTTGTAAGCGTTAATCTGCAAGACACAGAAGCTGTTAAAAATTTAAAAGCAGGGCAGAATGTACTGCTTAGCGGAACTGTCTATACAGCAAGAGATGCGGCGCATAAAAAAATTCTTGAAATGATGGATAAGGGCGAAGAATTACCGTTCGAGCTTAAAAATGCCGTGATTTTTTATGCGGGTCCTGCGCCTTGCGCACCCGGTGAAATCACGGGTCCGATTGGACCTACGACTTCATCAAGAATGGATAAATACGCTCCTGTGTTTTACGGCAAAGGGGTTTTGGCTACAATAGGCAAAGGCGGGCGCAGCGAAGAAGCTGCCGCAGCTATAAAAGCCAATGGCGGAGTGTATTTTACGGTAACGGGCGGAGCTGCCTGCCTGCTGCAAAAATGTATTACAAAATCAGAGGTCATAGCATTTGAAGACCTCGGCGCAGAGGCAGTTTTTAAGTTGGAGTTGAAGGATTTTCCCGCTTTAACAGATTTGAAATAACTATGCAAATATTCGGTGATAAAATTTTTAAAAATAAATCGGAAACAATTGAAGCTTTTAATAACGAAGAGTTTGCGGAAGCTTTTAAAAAAATAGAAAAATACCGCCAAACACATTTCTTGCTGGGATATATAAGATATGAAGCCAAAGAAATTTTTCTGAAAAAACAATTGCAAAGCAAAGCGCCTCTGCTCTATTTTGAAGTTTTTGAAAAGTATGAAAACTTTATCCCGAAACAAGCGGAAAATATTTATATAAACCCCAAGCCTGTTATGGGTTTTAGCGAATATAAAGAAAAAATTGAAAAAATAAAATACGAAATTCAGGAAGGCAATACTTACGAGGTTAATTTTACCCACGATTTTCCGGTAAAGTATCAGGGCGATGATTTTGAACTGTTCAACCATCTTCTGTACAGGCAAAAAACCCCCTACTGCGCTTTTTTAAAGAATAAATACGATACAGTTTTGTGTTTTTCGCCTGAGCTGTTTTTTGAACTGGATAATAAAAACCACATAATAACAAAACCCATGAAAGGTACGGTTAAAAGAGGTTTAAGCGAAAAAGAGGACTTGGCGTTGAAAACATTTTTGCAGAATGATGAGAAAAATCGCGCCGAAAATACAATGATTGTAGACCTTTTAAGAAATGACCTCGGCAAAATAGCTGTGGCAGGAAGCGTTAAAGCAACGAAACTATTTGCGGTTGAAACTTATCCGACTTTGCACCAAATGATTTCGCAGGTAGAAGCCGATTTAAAAGATGACACCTCTCTGTTGGAAATATTCGAGGCTATTTTTCCCTGCGGGTCTATTACAGGTGCGCCAAAAATCAGCACAATGAATATTATTGACAGGCTTGAAATCGGTCAACGAGATATTTACTGCGGAGCTATAGGACTGATTTCTCCTCAGGGAGCTTTATTTAATGTTCCTATAAGAATTTTGCAAAAAAGCACAGGCGAAAATATTTTCAGGTATCGCTCTGGCGGTGCTGTTGTTTGGGACTCTACCGCAAAAGACGAATGGGAGGAAACTATCACAAAAGCTAAGTTTTTAACCCCCGATTTTGAAATTCTTGAAACAATCCGCATACAAAACAAAACGGCTCTTTTTGAAAAAGAACATTTGCAAAGAATGGAAGCAGCGGCAAAATATTATAGCGTGCCTTTTGATAGAAATCGGATAAAATTGAACCTTGAAAACGACTGTATGGCAAGGATTTTGCTAAGCCAAAAAGGATATGTCAAAATAGAATACAAAAAAATTACAGACAACAGTATCGACAAAATAAAAATTTCTGACAAAACTGTCAATTCTCAAGATGAGTTTTTGTACTTCAAAACAACGTTCAGACCGTATTACAGCGTTAATTATTCACAAATTTACGATGAAATTTACTTTAACGAAAAACGCGAACTTACAGAAGGTTCAAGAACAAATATTTTTCTTGAAATTAACGGTATTTTATACACCCCGCCCCTGGATTGCGGACTTTTAAACGGGATTTACCGCCAAAAACTCCTCAACGAAAACAAATGTGCAGAAAAAATATTGTACAGAGAAGACTTGCTAAAAGCAGATAAAATTTACTGTGCAAATTCCGTGAGAGGATTAAAGGAGGTTAAACTTATATGATTTTAATCGACAATTATGATTCCTTTACATACAATATTGTACAATATCTTTTGGAGCTTGGCTGCGAGCCTAAGGTGTTTAAAAATGACGAGATAACAGCCAACGAACTAAAAAAAATCGGGTTTAAAAGCATTATAATTTCTCCCGGACCGGGAAATCCTGACACCGCAGGAATTAGTTTAAAAGTTGCGGAAGAATTTTATAAAACAAAAAAAATCCTCGGTGTTTGCCTGGGGCATCAGTGTATCGCACAATTTTTCGGAGCAAAAATTACAAAAGCACACCCGCCTGTGCATGGTAAAACTTCAGAGATTTTTTTCAAAGAAAACAAACTTTTTAAAGGACTTCAAAACGGTTTTCAGGCAACAAGATACCATTCTCTTGCGGTTGAAAACATCCCCGACGTCTTGGAAAACATTGCCCAAACCAAAGACGGGGTCAATATGGCAAT contains:
- a CDS encoding HEAT repeat domain-containing protein, which gives rise to MSNKNDNLHELAQQFKIAQGLPTHEHIRILQKLEKVKREKLILILNYFMTLETNPEVLSYIIKLASRFRNDLTMDILIDLFLSKNISKNDEKYIQLKITIANALGNSKNNDAVLPLLYVLNSKDEHYKVRLACAEALGKIGSSYAVTPLINLVSDDEEKSMYLRESAAKALGMLGDMRAVDPLVNILENKNGLFDKFTFLKERIIETLGRLGSNGDERSLKALKNALEDDASYIRCGAVEALVEIDDDRVIPLIENMLEDKDEEVARTAIFALYELLGCSYIKSLLTSTHLQECCKDEIQNIIKEEEAELLDSAGENE
- the queC gene encoding 7-cyano-7-deazaguanine synthase QueC, giving the protein MNKFIILLSGGLDSAVSLAQVRNDNPGADILCLFFDYGQKSAEFEKLSSERLADYFGAKFQCIELDWLKKITNNALTAADSELPLLKNEELDDFEAARKSAKAVWVPNRNGLFVNIAGCYCDAFGYGAVVLGANKEEAVTFSDNSKDFITAMTKGLELSTLCKPKVVAPLIDLEKYQIIQKAKELKFPFELIRSCYSTNPLHCGKCESCLRLKRGLERENLFDIVNLLFN
- a CDS encoding DUF366 family protein; the encoded protein is MKSRFLDKEIEYTGRQLVPSWIYKNYWIKGDAMVSFTGPCDVKIDEMVDIEDYLNNCPIYSDRMLHFIIEHFNMSLVEGVVRQRLFMCILRDVILSYLPKDNKITRNGDDLFYNGGKLSVSICTKSITSVLMHIGVNVVSGNAPVKIASLISDMQLENIKQIAEDVMNKYILECEQIIDASCKVRGVY
- a CDS encoding SPOR domain-containing protein is translated as MEKPKNKKKPSPEEKRKLTNMFLITFALLMVLFTAIGALVLDSFVQVPQFEDDTQTTGEEEKGTVDDRLRFIAMQDNDKINNIPSNIEDVDPAMEVSFFYTPEEVKNSKFTEYNEKFKKKDAQEEETTSIEGEPTEEIPFKKEPVSKSPLNIKVVIGSYNSKQEAQTALEQIKNQFSEPPFIKMYNDKFTLQVASFKTPDTANEFAKSLRNQGYYVRIIGD
- a CDS encoding fumarate hydratase, translating into MNIIKTSTLQKIIKDLCITANTALGKEVYNALLALYKNETNKNAKNTLLQILQNAKIAKDTNRPLCQDTGIVSVFLHIGKNIIFEDDLEKVINEAVAAAYTENFYRKSIVSDAVFDRINTKTNTPIVIYTIHDYSDELKISVMVKGAGSENMNALCMLSPAKGKDGIVEFVADTIQKAGSQPCPPIRLGIGIGGTSEKAMILSKLALLEPLQSKAKEPFKSLEREILSKVNASNIGAMGLGGNSTCFGVNILSVPCHMASLPVAISVNCHSARHAAAVIKDDSVSYLHEDFEAENLPDLSAKDFVSVNLQDTEAVKNLKAGQNVLLSGTVYTARDAAHKKILEMMDKGEELPFELKNAVIFYAGPAPCAPGEITGPIGPTTSSRMDKYAPVFYGKGVLATIGKGGRSEEAAAAIKANGGVYFTVTGGAACLLQKCITKSEVIAFEDLGAEAVFKLELKDFPALTDLK
- the pabB gene encoding aminodeoxychorismate synthase component I, which translates into the protein MQIFGDKIFKNKSETIEAFNNEEFAEAFKKIEKYRQTHFLLGYIRYEAKEIFLKKQLQSKAPLLYFEVFEKYENFIPKQAENIYINPKPVMGFSEYKEKIEKIKYEIQEGNTYEVNFTHDFPVKYQGDDFELFNHLLYRQKTPYCAFLKNKYDTVLCFSPELFFELDNKNHIITKPMKGTVKRGLSEKEDLALKTFLQNDEKNRAENTMIVDLLRNDLGKIAVAGSVKATKLFAVETYPTLHQMISQVEADLKDDTSLLEIFEAIFPCGSITGAPKISTMNIIDRLEIGQRDIYCGAIGLISPQGALFNVPIRILQKSTGENIFRYRSGGAVVWDSTAKDEWEETITKAKFLTPDFEILETIRIQNKTALFEKEHLQRMEAAAKYYSVPFDRNRIKLNLENDCMARILLSQKGYVKIEYKKITDNSIDKIKISDKTVNSQDEFLYFKTTFRPYYSVNYSQIYDEIYFNEKRELTEGSRTNIFLEINGILYTPPLDCGLLNGIYRQKLLNENKCAEKILYREDLLKADKIYCANSVRGLKEVKLI
- a CDS encoding aminodeoxychorismate/anthranilate synthase component II, with the protein product MILIDNYDSFTYNIVQYLLELGCEPKVFKNDEITANELKKIGFKSIIISPGPGNPDTAGISLKVAEEFYKTKKILGVCLGHQCIAQFFGAKITKAHPPVHGKTSEIFFKENKLFKGLQNGFQATRYHSLAVENIPDVLENIAQTKDGVNMAIKHKEYPVYGVQFHPESILTQDGKLILQNFLEM